One genomic segment of Corynebacterium durum includes these proteins:
- a CDS encoding CCA tRNA nucleotidyltransferase: MISSALTQEPSDANLLIQAEKAISGLLPVLQSLAQRFNDEGHRLYLVGGSVRDALLGRLGHDIDCTTSARPETVTAVLDGWADVVWDTGIEYGTISAEKNSQQIEITTFRSDVYDGQSRNPEVKFGDTLEGDLIRRDFSVNAMAVEITGDGSMVFHDPMGGLTDLAAQRLDTPNTPELSFHDDPLRMLRAARFVSQLGFEVAPRVEEAMRDMAGEITRITAERVQAELDKLMLGAAPWTGINLMVTTGIADYIFPEIPGMKLTQDEHMQHKDVYAHSMQVLRQAMDQEEDGPDLVLRWAALLHDVGKPATRAPKPGGGVTFHHHEVVGAKLVRKRMRALKYSKQMVSDVSQLVYLHLRFHGYGEGQWTDSAVRRYVTDAGPLLSRLHKLVRADCTTRNQRKAQRLQRTYDHLEQRIAELAAKEDLAKVRPDLDGNAIMELLGLQPGPDVGRAWTFMKELRLERGPLEHDEAVAALRQWWDNDQNQGTS, translated from the coding sequence GTGATTTCTTCGGCTTTAACACAAGAACCCAGCGATGCGAATTTGCTTATCCAGGCGGAAAAAGCGATTTCAGGTTTACTCCCTGTGTTGCAATCGCTTGCTCAGCGATTTAACGACGAAGGCCATCGTTTGTATTTAGTAGGGGGATCTGTTCGTGATGCTCTGCTGGGGCGCTTAGGGCACGACATAGACTGCACCACGTCTGCACGGCCAGAAACAGTAACTGCTGTGTTGGACGGTTGGGCCGATGTGGTCTGGGACACTGGTATTGAGTATGGGACTATCTCGGCGGAGAAAAACTCTCAACAAATCGAAATAACAACATTTCGATCGGATGTGTACGACGGGCAGTCCCGAAATCCAGAGGTGAAATTCGGTGACACTCTTGAGGGTGATCTCATTCGTCGCGACTTCAGTGTCAATGCGATGGCCGTTGAAATAACCGGCGACGGTTCTATGGTGTTTCACGATCCCATGGGAGGATTAACGGACCTGGCCGCCCAGCGCCTAGACACGCCGAATACGCCAGAACTGTCGTTTCACGATGACCCCCTTCGGATGCTGCGCGCAGCGCGTTTTGTCTCCCAACTGGGTTTTGAGGTGGCTCCACGCGTAGAGGAGGCCATGCGGGACATGGCTGGAGAAATTACGCGTATCACTGCGGAGCGTGTGCAGGCGGAGCTGGATAAGTTGATGCTGGGTGCTGCGCCGTGGACCGGCATTAACCTCATGGTGACAACAGGAATTGCGGACTATATTTTCCCGGAAATCCCAGGGATGAAGCTGACCCAGGATGAGCACATGCAGCACAAAGATGTGTATGCGCATTCGATGCAGGTGCTGCGCCAGGCGATGGATCAGGAGGAGGACGGGCCGGACCTGGTGTTGCGCTGGGCGGCGTTATTGCACGACGTCGGTAAGCCTGCCACTCGCGCCCCAAAGCCTGGTGGCGGCGTGACCTTCCATCATCATGAGGTGGTGGGGGCGAAACTGGTGCGTAAACGCATGCGGGCGCTGAAGTACTCCAAACAGATGGTGTCTGATGTAAGTCAGTTGGTGTATCTGCATTTGCGGTTCCACGGTTATGGGGAGGGGCAGTGGACTGATTCGGCGGTGCGTCGGTACGTCACCGATGCCGGGCCGTTGCTGAGTCGCCTTCACAAGCTTGTGCGAGCGGATTGCACCACGCGCAACCAACGGAAAGCTCAGCGCCTCCAACGCACGTATGACCATTTGGAGCAACGCATCGCGGAGCTGGCTGCCAAAGAGGATTTGGCCAAGGTGCGGCCCGATTTGGATGGTAACGCCATCATGGAGCTGCTGGGGCTGCAACCCGGGCCGGATGTGGGGCGAGCATGGACGTTTATGAAGGAGCTTCGGCTGGAACGCGGTCCGCTGGAGCACGATGAGGCCGTGGCTGCCTTGCGGCAATGGTGGGACAACGACCAGAATCAGGGTACAAGCTAG
- a CDS encoding NUDIX hydrolase, producing the protein MSDNERHQATDQATQPAARKRRRRSRRRATNTPSSRSSGAPTSQPITSDAEKKRSEQPKRRRRRRNPQRNPEGTAGKGTAATTNTAGKDGGARRKDNGGVAKQNSKRRNNRQRDQRRSRTNQTRQRSSARPRMETSIETSAGGLVVSGLAEAVMPDGTVDLARLYVALIGRLDRRGRLLWSMPKGHVEAGEAHASTAEREVWEETGVYGQVFAELGVIDYWFVSDGKRIHKTVHHHLLRFLDGDLNDEDPEVTEVAWIPVSELIERLAYADERKLARLAHDMLPELARTEKAEGRITPR; encoded by the coding sequence ATGAGTGACAACGAACGGCACCAGGCCACCGACCAGGCCACCCAACCGGCAGCACGGAAACGACGCCGCCGGTCACGTCGTCGAGCCACCAACACCCCGTCCAGCCGTTCAAGCGGGGCGCCAACATCTCAGCCCATCACCAGCGACGCCGAAAAAAAGCGATCTGAACAGCCAAAACGCCGACGTCGCCGCCGAAATCCACAACGCAACCCTGAGGGAACGGCGGGTAAAGGCACAGCAGCAACCACGAACACCGCAGGCAAGGACGGGGGAGCACGCCGCAAGGATAACGGGGGCGTCGCAAAGCAGAACAGCAAGCGGCGTAACAACCGCCAGCGCGACCAGCGACGGTCCCGCACCAACCAGACACGTCAGCGTTCATCAGCTCGTCCGCGCATGGAAACAAGCATCGAAACCTCCGCCGGTGGGTTGGTGGTGTCTGGGCTGGCGGAAGCAGTAATGCCAGACGGCACTGTTGATTTGGCCCGACTGTACGTTGCGCTCATCGGTCGCCTTGACCGTCGGGGGCGTCTCCTGTGGTCCATGCCGAAAGGTCATGTGGAGGCCGGTGAAGCCCACGCCTCCACGGCTGAGCGGGAAGTATGGGAAGAAACCGGCGTGTATGGCCAAGTATTCGCCGAACTTGGTGTCATTGATTATTGGTTTGTCTCGGATGGTAAGCGTATTCACAAGACCGTGCATCACCATCTGTTGCGCTTCCTAGATGGCGACCTTAACGACGAAGACCCTGAGGTCACGGAAGTAGCATGGATTCCCGTTAGCGAGCTGATCGAACGGCTCGCCTATGCTGATGAACGCAAACTGGCTCGACTGGCGCATGACATGCTGCCAGAACTGGCCCGAACAGAGAAAGCGGAGGGAAGGATCACCCCGCGGTGA
- a CDS encoding murein biosynthesis integral membrane protein MurJ, translated as MSPSDPTHSADRNAQQRIQSHQQQPSSSSSSAQTGQRGRIVQPTPPAPVPEPRRRTTRSARQASRAAQHGQLANSPIVAPSGGSAASPSRHTAGTDARGVGGAERQRASALRRPATGGASPPTTVNSSAVNEPARSAGGAAESARANRAAAAPTRVSPRAVVGAAGGARGGVGTATPPPSRPRKGTPARPGGPNGPRGSAAEADETQSDSDVVRSTGSMAIATLISRITGFLRNMAIGATMGPAVASAFNVANTLPNMVTEIVLGAVLTSLVIPVLVRAEKEDEDHGAAFIRRLFTLSMTLLITVTLASVIGAPLLVSMALDRGGQVNVSQATAFGFLLLPQILFYGMFSLFMAVLNTKAIFKPGAWAPVVNNVVVLVVLALYFILPGQLDPKEPVNIANPHILLLGVGTTLGVVVQALIMVPPLRRAGVDLRPLWGIDDRLKQFGGMALAIIVYVGISQFGLIITSRVASANDASAWTIYQQAWLLLQMPYGIIGVTLLTAIMPRLSRNAAAGDDQAVVHDLTVATKLTAIALIPVVFFLTAFGPSIGIGLFAYLNFDVASAHILGLTLSFSAFTLIPYALVLLHLRVFYAREEAWTPTFIVAGITGTKVLLSMLAPLVASSPQDVVILLAAANGFGYVAGAVIGTFLLRRTLGVLNGRSVVHTALWAIGASIAGVVVAYGLDMLVMLILGGLFENFGSVGFIIRTMLAGVVFLVVTGVVLWRSKLEEVLAFGAVLRRIPGLRRFAPAAVPGGEEGDEEAISETEQLLAASDFTATQVLPPMSAGAVRGPRLVAGAPVADGRFRLLADHGGVPGARFWHAQEQATGRQVALVTVDTTTTEENAEDITAATLELAQLNHPGIAPNIEVLNFRTGCIVIADWVTGSSLDAVAKAGANPAAATLALRPLAEAAARAHDRALTLGLDHQSRIRITSTGTAILAFPAVLSTSSEDQDLNGLGSALTMLIDAPAAELPAGAQPTDAHEFADELYAYARAHAQAVAEQDTQLIVRVEDVPDPELQVGGFGGAGYSRRMTALIAIFSVGLVVTTAVITVFLMSVFNNNQDSPITHNGAGNGQSIQLPVTHAEEWEPAPVVAGTEDNPELAPLVIDNNPTTAWSTDVYLNQFGSVGTKRGVGLLLDLEQPSTVSKLQLVTDRPGSRVAIYGFNNPNPTTFDGAVPIGQAELNRGITDVEVQNSESFNKVLVWVVEMPLPEAATINSITVFGSPASG; from the coding sequence GTGAGTCCTTCAGATCCCACTCATTCGGCTGATCGAAACGCCCAGCAACGCATTCAATCACATCAGCAGCAACCGTCATCATCGTCATCTTCGGCGCAGACGGGTCAGCGTGGCCGTATCGTGCAGCCGACGCCCCCCGCTCCCGTCCCAGAGCCGCGGCGGCGCACCACCAGGAGTGCACGTCAGGCCAGCCGGGCGGCACAACATGGGCAGTTGGCCAACAGCCCCATCGTTGCCCCATCGGGAGGCTCGGCGGCATCACCGTCGCGTCACACTGCTGGAACAGACGCACGCGGCGTCGGCGGGGCAGAGCGGCAGCGGGCATCCGCGCTGCGTCGCCCAGCAACGGGCGGGGCGTCTCCTCCGACGACCGTGAATAGTTCCGCCGTCAATGAGCCCGCACGTTCGGCGGGCGGTGCCGCAGAATCCGCGCGAGCAAACCGCGCTGCGGCCGCACCAACCAGAGTTTCTCCGCGTGCCGTCGTGGGAGCTGCTGGCGGAGCTCGCGGTGGAGTTGGAACAGCCACACCGCCACCGTCGCGCCCCCGTAAAGGTACGCCCGCTAGACCAGGCGGCCCCAACGGACCCCGCGGTTCCGCTGCTGAGGCTGATGAGACGCAATCGGATAGCGACGTCGTTCGCTCGACTGGGTCCATGGCCATTGCCACCCTGATCAGCCGTATCACGGGTTTCCTGCGCAACATGGCCATTGGCGCGACCATGGGTCCGGCGGTGGCGTCGGCGTTTAACGTCGCAAACACGTTACCCAACATGGTCACCGAGATTGTGCTGGGAGCGGTGCTCACCTCCCTTGTGATTCCAGTGCTGGTGCGAGCGGAAAAAGAAGACGAGGACCACGGCGCTGCGTTTATTCGTCGGTTGTTTACGCTGTCGATGACGTTGCTAATCACCGTGACCTTGGCATCTGTGATAGGTGCCCCTTTACTGGTGAGTATGGCGCTGGACAGGGGCGGCCAAGTCAACGTTTCCCAAGCCACCGCGTTCGGATTCCTGCTGCTCCCGCAGATTCTGTTCTATGGCATGTTCTCGCTGTTCATGGCGGTGTTGAACACAAAGGCTATATTTAAGCCCGGCGCGTGGGCACCGGTGGTTAACAACGTTGTGGTGCTGGTAGTGCTGGCACTGTACTTCATTCTGCCGGGGCAACTGGACCCGAAAGAACCAGTGAACATTGCCAATCCGCATATTTTGCTGCTGGGTGTGGGTACCACGTTGGGCGTGGTGGTGCAGGCGCTGATCATGGTGCCGCCGCTGCGTCGGGCGGGCGTCGATTTGCGTCCCCTGTGGGGGATTGATGATCGCCTGAAGCAGTTCGGTGGCATGGCGCTGGCCATTATTGTTTATGTTGGTATTTCGCAGTTCGGCTTGATTATTACGAGCCGCGTCGCTTCTGCCAATGACGCTTCGGCGTGGACGATCTACCAGCAGGCGTGGCTGTTGCTGCAGATGCCCTATGGCATTATTGGCGTGACGTTGCTGACGGCCATTATGCCGAGGCTGTCTCGCAATGCTGCGGCTGGTGACGACCAAGCCGTGGTGCACGACCTGACGGTGGCAACAAAACTTACCGCGATCGCGCTGATCCCGGTGGTGTTCTTTCTTACCGCCTTCGGTCCGAGTATCGGTATTGGCTTGTTTGCCTACCTGAACTTCGATGTTGCGTCTGCTCACATTCTTGGCCTGACACTCAGTTTCTCTGCTTTCACCTTGATCCCGTACGCGCTGGTGTTGCTGCACTTGCGTGTGTTCTATGCCCGTGAGGAGGCGTGGACTCCCACCTTCATTGTCGCGGGTATTACGGGCACGAAGGTGCTGCTCAGCATGCTGGCTCCACTGGTGGCATCCTCGCCACAGGATGTGGTGATCCTGCTGGCTGCCGCGAATGGTTTTGGCTATGTCGCGGGTGCTGTGATTGGTACATTCCTGCTGCGCCGCACCCTTGGCGTGCTCAATGGGCGCAGTGTGGTGCACACAGCGCTGTGGGCCATCGGGGCGTCGATAGCCGGTGTTGTTGTGGCCTACGGCCTAGACATGCTGGTCATGCTGATTCTCGGCGGGCTGTTCGAGAATTTCGGCAGTGTCGGGTTCATTATTCGCACCATGCTGGCCGGCGTGGTGTTCCTGGTGGTCACGGGCGTGGTGCTGTGGCGTTCCAAGCTGGAGGAGGTGTTGGCGTTCGGCGCTGTGCTGCGCCGCATCCCGGGCTTGCGTCGTTTTGCCCCCGCAGCTGTGCCTGGTGGGGAAGAGGGCGACGAAGAAGCCATCAGCGAGACCGAGCAGCTGCTGGCCGCCAGCGATTTCACTGCGACTCAGGTGCTTCCGCCCATGTCTGCTGGTGCGGTGCGGGGCCCCCGGTTGGTGGCTGGCGCCCCGGTCGCCGACGGCAGGTTCCGCCTCCTTGCCGATCATGGTGGCGTGCCCGGCGCGCGTTTCTGGCATGCCCAGGAACAGGCGACAGGGCGTCAGGTGGCGCTGGTGACGGTGGATACCACCACCACGGAGGAAAATGCTGAGGATATTACGGCGGCAACGCTGGAGTTGGCGCAACTAAACCATCCGGGTATTGCGCCGAATATTGAGGTGCTGAATTTCCGCACTGGCTGCATCGTTATTGCCGACTGGGTGACCGGTTCCTCCCTGGACGCGGTTGCTAAGGCTGGTGCTAACCCAGCTGCGGCGACGTTAGCACTGCGCCCGCTGGCTGAGGCTGCGGCACGTGCTCATGACCGCGCGTTGACCTTGGGTTTGGATCACCAGAGCCGCATCCGCATTACCAGCACTGGCACCGCTATTCTGGCGTTCCCAGCTGTGCTGTCCACCAGCAGTGAGGACCAGGACTTGAACGGTTTGGGTAGCGCGCTCACCATGCTTATCGACGCCCCGGCTGCGGAACTGCCCGCGGGGGCTCAGCCTACCGACGCGCACGAATTTGCGGATGAGCTGTACGCCTACGCCCGTGCTCATGCACAGGCGGTGGCCGAGCAGGATACGCAGCTGATCGTGCGGGTGGAGGATGTGCCCGATCCGGAACTGCAAGTTGGTGGCTTTGGTGGTGCTGGCTATTCCCGCCGCATGACTGCACTGATTGCGATTTTCTCGGTGGGCCTGGTGGTGACCACGGCGGTGATCACCGTCTTCCTGATGAGTGTGTTCAACAACAACCAGGATTCCCCGATCACACACAACGGCGCTGGAAATGGGCAGTCGATACAGCTACCTGTAACGCATGCTGAGGAGTGGGAACCCGCACCCGTTGTCGCAGGCACTGAGGACAACCCGGAGCTAGCCCCGCTGGTGATTGACAACAATCCCACCACGGCGTGGAGTACCGATGTGTACCTCAACCAGTTTGGTTCCGTGGGGACCAAACGGGGCGTGGGCTTGTTGTTGGATCTTGAGCAGCCTTCTACGGTGTCTAAGCTGCAATTGGTGACTGACCGCCCCGGTTCCCGTGTGGCAATTTATGGGTTTAACAACCCGAATCCCACCACGTTTGATGGGGCAGTTCCGATTGGGCAGGCTGAGCTGAATCGCGGCATTACGGATGTTGAGGTTCAGAACTCAGAGAGCTTTAACAAGGTGTTGGTGTGGGTTGTTGAGATGCCGCTTCCTGAGGCGGCGACCATCAATTCCATAACTGTGTTCGGTAGCCCCGCTAGTGGTTAG
- a CDS encoding RNA polymerase sigma factor: MDTCVPDSLSDAELVEAFLGGDSCAFTALVRRYQTRLWWVARRYTANDDDALDIVQEVFFRASKNLCSFRWDCTLSTWLHRLVMNCGYDFIHHRERCEAAILDDERNTAFADRLLREDPVSSYETQLFIGDVLGCLSPEHRDAIIQVDIVGHSVNSLAAYQGVRPGTIKSRRARAKEHLRELLRQEALV, translated from the coding sequence ATGGATACATGTGTGCCAGATTCATTGTCAGATGCGGAACTAGTTGAGGCGTTTCTTGGGGGTGATAGTTGCGCGTTCACGGCTCTTGTACGCCGCTACCAAACACGATTGTGGTGGGTGGCACGACGCTATACCGCCAACGATGATGATGCGCTTGACATTGTGCAGGAAGTGTTTTTCCGCGCAAGCAAAAATCTCTGCTCGTTTCGTTGGGACTGCACGCTAAGCACCTGGCTACATCGACTGGTGATGAACTGTGGCTATGATTTCATCCACCACAGGGAGCGCTGTGAAGCCGCAATCCTGGACGATGAGCGCAACACCGCCTTCGCGGACAGGCTGCTGCGTGAAGACCCAGTGAGCAGCTACGAGACGCAACTGTTCATCGGGGACGTGTTGGGGTGTTTAAGCCCAGAACATCGGGACGCGATCATTCAGGTGGATATTGTGGGTCACAGTGTGAACAGCCTGGCGGCCTATCAGGGGGTGCGCCCGGGGACCATAAAATCCCGGCGGGCGCGGGCAAAAGAGCATCTCAGGGAACTTCTGCGACAAGAAGCACTGGTGTAG
- the trxB gene encoding thioredoxin-disulfide reductase, with amino-acid sequence MTEASPDTPTIHDVAIVGSGPAGYTAAIYAARADLQPIVFEGIEFGGSLMTTTEVENYPGFAEGIMGPELMEQMRTQAERFGADLRMELVDRLEVDGEIKKIFVGDEEFQARTVILAMGSAPRYLGVPGEQELLGHGVSSCATCDGFFFRDQDIAVIGGGDSAMEEALFLTRFAKSVMVVHRREEFRASAIMLERARANEKITFVTNAVVDRVLSEDNKVSGLELKDTVTGETRQVDVAAMFVAIGADPRSELVKGQVDTDASGHVLVAHPSTKTNVPGVFAVGDLVDDHYQQAITAAGSGARAAIDAQHYLVS; translated from the coding sequence ATGACAGAGGCATCCCCTGACACACCCACCATCCATGACGTTGCCATCGTGGGTTCTGGTCCTGCTGGCTACACAGCTGCGATCTACGCGGCGCGAGCAGATCTACAACCCATTGTTTTTGAGGGGATCGAATTTGGTGGTTCACTCATGACCACTACCGAGGTGGAAAACTACCCGGGTTTTGCAGAGGGCATCATGGGGCCTGAATTGATGGAGCAGATGCGCACCCAGGCCGAACGATTCGGCGCGGATCTGCGCATGGAGCTGGTTGATCGCCTAGAAGTGGACGGGGAGATCAAGAAGATCTTCGTAGGCGATGAGGAATTCCAGGCGCGCACCGTTATCTTGGCCATGGGTTCGGCACCCCGTTACCTGGGGGTTCCGGGCGAACAGGAGCTGCTGGGCCACGGCGTATCATCATGCGCCACCTGCGATGGTTTTTTCTTCCGCGACCAGGATATTGCCGTGATCGGTGGCGGGGATTCCGCAATGGAAGAAGCACTGTTTCTCACGCGTTTCGCCAAGAGCGTGATGGTGGTGCACCGCCGCGAGGAGTTCCGCGCCAGCGCCATCATGCTGGAACGTGCGCGCGCAAATGAGAAGATCACCTTTGTCACTAACGCGGTGGTGGATCGTGTACTCAGCGAAGACAATAAGGTCAGCGGTCTGGAGCTGAAGGACACCGTGACGGGGGAGACCCGACAGGTGGATGTCGCCGCCATGTTCGTGGCTATCGGCGCGGATCCCCGCTCTGAACTGGTGAAAGGCCAAGTGGACACTGATGCTTCCGGCCATGTGCTGGTTGCACACCCCAGCACTAAGACAAACGTTCCTGGGGTGTTCGCTGTTGGTGACCTGGTGGATGACCACTATCAGCAGGCCATCACTGCCGCAGGCTCGGGTGCACGCGCGGCTATCGACGCCCAGCACTACCTCGTTTCTTAA
- the trxA gene encoding thioredoxin yields the protein MSQVVTITAENFRSTVVDSATPVLVDFWAEWCGPCKKLAPEIEKVAEEMGDSVVVGKVDMDAERTLGAMFQILSIPTVIIFNKGEKVFELNGVNTAETYMAKLESLT from the coding sequence ATGTCTCAGGTTGTTACCATCACTGCAGAGAACTTTCGTTCTACCGTTGTCGATTCTGCTACCCCCGTTTTGGTCGATTTTTGGGCTGAATGGTGCGGTCCGTGCAAAAAACTTGCCCCCGAAATTGAAAAAGTTGCGGAAGAGATGGGAGATTCCGTCGTTGTGGGTAAAGTTGACATGGACGCAGAGCGTACACTGGGTGCGATGTTCCAGATCTTGTCAATCCCAACCGTCATTATTTTCAATAAGGGCGAGAAGGTCTTTGAACTAAACGGTGTGAACACCGCAGAGACTTACATGGCTAAACTGGAATCCCTCACCTAG
- a CDS encoding N-acetylmuramoyl-L-alanine amidase: MSDVLRVGDRSPRVAEVRATLARLGLLPSFDGYVIDKEAQQFEEKDTFFDAALAEALQGFQQSRGFVPNGEISEATLKILREASYTLGMRVLYFQPANVMVGDDVGQLQQQLHDLGFYADRIDGHFGPATHAGVVNYQENSGLQPDGICGPETVRALSYLGLRITGGSPHAIREREQVRQAGPQLAGKRVVIDPALGGNDQGQIVKGLFGNITEEEILWDLASRIEGRMIAAGMETIVSRPRQDNPSQKERAGIANAFGADLMLCLQCDRYQNEKASGVATFYFGSEQGSSSLTGEALSGFIQREIVARTDLQNCGNHGRTWEMLRLTSMPTVEVVTGYLTNPHDVAILTDPSERDTIAEAIVVAVKRLYLLDQDTQPTGTYKFSELLRSELL; this comes from the coding sequence GTGTCAGATGTCTTGCGGGTTGGCGATCGGAGCCCTCGTGTGGCGGAAGTCCGCGCAACCCTGGCTCGACTTGGGCTGTTGCCCAGCTTTGATGGCTACGTCATCGATAAAGAGGCACAGCAGTTCGAAGAAAAAGACACATTCTTCGACGCTGCCCTCGCAGAGGCACTTCAAGGTTTTCAACAAAGCCGCGGTTTCGTCCCCAACGGCGAGATCAGCGAAGCGACGCTGAAAATTTTGCGCGAAGCCTCCTACACCCTAGGTATGCGGGTGTTGTATTTCCAGCCGGCGAATGTGATGGTGGGGGATGACGTTGGCCAGCTGCAACAGCAGCTTCACGACCTCGGATTCTACGCTGACCGTATTGATGGGCATTTCGGCCCCGCCACCCACGCTGGCGTGGTCAATTACCAGGAAAACTCTGGCCTGCAGCCTGATGGCATTTGTGGTCCAGAAACCGTACGCGCACTGAGTTACCTTGGCCTACGCATCACCGGCGGCTCGCCGCATGCGATTCGCGAGAGGGAGCAGGTACGGCAGGCTGGCCCGCAACTAGCTGGAAAACGCGTGGTCATTGACCCCGCCTTGGGCGGTAACGATCAAGGCCAGATCGTTAAAGGTCTGTTTGGCAACATCACCGAGGAGGAGATTCTGTGGGATCTTGCCTCCCGTATTGAGGGCCGCATGATTGCCGCGGGTATGGAGACCATCGTCTCCCGCCCGCGCCAAGACAACCCAAGTCAGAAGGAACGCGCGGGCATTGCCAACGCATTTGGCGCGGATTTGATGCTGTGCCTCCAGTGCGACCGCTATCAGAACGAGAAAGCCTCCGGCGTGGCCACGTTCTATTTCGGTTCGGAGCAGGGGAGTAGCTCGCTGACTGGGGAGGCGCTGAGTGGCTTTATCCAACGCGAGATTGTCGCCCGCACCGACCTGCAAAACTGCGGCAACCATGGTCGCACGTGGGAAATGCTGCGACTGACCTCTATGCCCACCGTCGAGGTGGTCACGGGCTACCTGACTAACCCCCACGACGTTGCCATCCTTACCGACCCTTCCGAGCGTGACACCATCGCAGAGGCCATTGTGGTGGCCGTGAAGCGCCTGTATCTGCTCGACCAGGACACCCAGCCCACCGGCACCTATAAGTTCTCTGAGTTGCTTAGGTCTGAACTGCTGTAA
- a CDS encoding ParB/RepB/Spo0J family partition protein: MAPDKRKGGLGRGLAALIPNGPSTNKPRLGEDAANILMGGSGPLAAATEEPQAVETAETESVPAPTRTQKSAKATKKTTKKAPTKAAKKAASAKNVSDQLAAAHAAVTRPSTRTAGTKLDGASQESREKDKQAPKAATAPSATPRTPATETAQDTKETQKKPNVPQSPEDIGASYQEIPVNQIVPNPHQPRQVFDEEALAELVHSIKEFGLMQPIVVRRAADDSGFEIIMGERRWRAASKAGLETIPAIVRETDDGAMLRDALLENIHRVQLNPLEEAAAYQQLLEEFDVTQAELAQRLGRSRPVITNMIRLLQLPVSVQRKVAAGVLSAGHARALLSLQTGADAQELLAARIVAEGLSVRATEEAVMLANRGEEQKPKKPKDKPAPPAFLTQAADRLADGLDTKVTVTMGKRKGKIVVEFGDREDFERIMSIINSQH, translated from the coding sequence ATGGCTCCTGATAAACGCAAAGGCGGACTCGGGCGAGGTCTTGCTGCGTTGATCCCTAATGGTCCTTCCACAAACAAGCCACGTTTGGGTGAGGACGCCGCGAATATCCTCATGGGCGGTAGTGGCCCACTGGCAGCGGCGACGGAAGAACCACAAGCTGTAGAAACAGCTGAGACCGAGAGCGTACCGGCACCCACTCGGACACAGAAATCCGCGAAAGCTACAAAAAAGACCACCAAGAAGGCACCAACAAAGGCTGCAAAGAAAGCTGCTTCAGCGAAAAATGTGTCGGACCAGTTAGCGGCGGCACATGCTGCTGTGACACGGCCGTCGACACGCACGGCAGGTACGAAACTAGACGGCGCATCACAGGAGTCCAGGGAGAAGGATAAGCAGGCACCTAAAGCTGCCACTGCCCCCAGCGCCACGCCGCGCACTCCCGCGACAGAGACCGCCCAAGACACCAAGGAGACTCAGAAAAAACCAAACGTTCCACAGTCTCCCGAGGATATTGGCGCAAGCTACCAGGAGATTCCGGTCAACCAGATTGTGCCGAACCCGCATCAGCCGCGCCAGGTTTTTGATGAGGAAGCACTCGCCGAACTGGTGCACTCCATCAAAGAATTCGGCCTCATGCAACCGATTGTGGTGCGCCGCGCCGCTGATGACTCCGGTTTTGAGATCATCATGGGTGAGCGCCGTTGGCGCGCCGCCAGCAAAGCCGGTCTGGAGACCATTCCGGCGATTGTGCGGGAAACCGACGATGGTGCCATGCTGCGCGACGCGTTGCTGGAGAATATTCACCGTGTGCAGTTGAATCCTTTGGAAGAGGCGGCTGCTTACCAGCAGCTTCTGGAAGAATTCGATGTGACGCAGGCCGAACTGGCGCAGCGTTTGGGGCGTTCCCGCCCGGTGATCACCAACATGATTCGTCTGCTGCAGCTGCCGGTGTCTGTGCAGCGTAAAGTTGCGGCGGGTGTGCTGAGCGCTGGTCACGCCCGCGCGTTGCTCTCGCTGCAGACCGGTGCAGATGCGCAGGAGTTGTTGGCTGCTCGGATTGTTGCGGAAGGTTTGTCCGTGCGCGCTACGGAGGAAGCGGTGATGCTGGCCAACCGTGGCGAGGAGCAAAAGCCGAAGAAACCGAAGGATAAGCCCGCACCGCCAGCATTTTTGACGCAGGCTGCGGATCGATTGGCGGACGGCTTGGACACGAAAGTCACGGTCACGATGGGTAAGCGGAAAGGCAAGATCGTGGTGGAGTTTGGCGACCGCGAGGATTTCGAACGCATTATGTCCATTATCAACTCACAGCATTAA